A single window of Anaerocolumna chitinilytica DNA harbors:
- a CDS encoding DUF6669 family protein — protein MKTIYTAGGILNKGFVGQISYTVCLDREYSEMDIFFTFDKQHYTEITKEIREDFIAACKGKYDSEIETEEQILNAIQGMKTEIHTIATMDDTFIGGIHKQLTKRHMHYSPDYTSEGCLPQESLHGVIRLTLVVFNVIQDDTHYEITLSVNEDREGGSNV, from the coding sequence ATGAAAACCATCTACACAGCAGGAGGTATCTTAAATAAAGGTTTTGTCGGTCAGATATCCTATACCGTCTGCCTGGACAGGGAATATTCTGAAATGGATATTTTCTTTACCTTTGACAAACAGCATTATACAGAAATAACAAAAGAAATTAGGGAGGATTTTATTGCTGCCTGCAAAGGGAAGTATGACTCTGAAATCGAAACAGAGGAACAGATACTAAATGCCATTCAGGGGATGAAAACTGAAATTCACACGATAGCCACTATGGATGATACCTTCATTGGCGGCATACATAAGCAGCTGACTAAAAGGCATATGCACTACTCCCCCGATTATACCAGCGAAGGCTGCCTTCCTCAGGAAAGTCTTCATGGTGTTATCCGCCTTACCTTGGTAGTATTTAATGTCATACAAGATGATACCCACTATGAAATAACCTTATCGGTAAATGAAGATAGGGAAGGAGGTTCTAATGTATAA
- a CDS encoding PHP domain-containing protein, with translation MKKRIFPRFENTYKGNLHSHTTRSDGAYDLETVIKAYKEKGYQFLCISDHRRYYISSIKDNEEFIILDGMEGEVGDSCYHIHAIADYNVNVKERYEAESIWPVTDQSPQETINEYRNKGNICIINHPRWTKFEYEELLEPEGYLGIEVYNHNCDRESLTGYATDYWDYLLRKGKKVYGFASDDAHAKDLHCNVKEFFGGWICVSAAGLAQKDIVSSLKTGDFYASNGPEFLSIELEDNTLRVCTSPVKSIAFITWPEHGRNVYDRSGMDVREAEFAVPSGTQYVRIEITDINGKKAWSNPLFF, from the coding sequence ATGAAAAAAAGAATTTTCCCAAGATTTGAAAATACCTACAAAGGTAATCTGCATTCCCATACGACACGTTCAGATGGAGCCTATGATTTGGAAACAGTTATAAAGGCTTATAAAGAAAAAGGTTATCAATTCCTGTGTATTTCCGATCACCGTAGATATTATATCAGCAGCATAAAGGATAATGAAGAGTTTATCATATTGGATGGTATGGAAGGGGAAGTGGGAGACAGCTGTTACCATATTCATGCTATCGCTGACTATAATGTGAATGTAAAGGAAAGATATGAGGCTGAGAGCATTTGGCCGGTTACAGACCAATCTCCCCAAGAAACAATCAATGAGTACAGGAATAAAGGGAATATCTGTATTATTAACCATCCCAGATGGACAAAATTCGAATATGAAGAGTTATTGGAACCGGAGGGATATTTAGGCATAGAAGTTTATAACCATAACTGTGACAGAGAAAGTCTTACCGGCTATGCTACGGATTACTGGGATTATTTACTGAGAAAAGGGAAGAAGGTCTATGGTTTTGCTTCTGATGATGCCCATGCAAAAGATCTTCATTGTAATGTAAAAGAATTCTTTGGCGGCTGGATCTGTGTTTCAGCAGCAGGATTAGCTCAAAAAGATATTGTAAGCAGTTTAAAAACCGGAGATTTTTATGCTTCAAACGGACCTGAGTTTCTTAGTATTGAGTTAGAAGATAACACACTGCGGGTTTGTACAAGCCCTGTAAAGTCCATAGCCTTTATAACCTGGCCGGAGCACGGAAGGAATGTTTATGACAGGAGCGGGATGGATGTAAGAGAAGCAGAATTCGCAGTTCCATCCGGTACACAATATGTAAGAATTGAAATTACAGACATAAACGGTAAAAAGGCATGGTCAAATCCACTGTTTTTTTAA
- a CDS encoding ABC transporter permease — protein MAAGTVKKAEQIYAKKPIIKRLIKFWPLYLMLLPCIIYYILICYIPMGGIVLAFKDYSFRKGIWGSPWVGFRYFRTFFSSFDFVRLLRNTLTVGLIKCILEFPFAIILALLLNEVRSMKFKKISQTITYLPHFLSTVIIVTIMQRILAPNTGVLNQLIGKLGGDSSTFFLMESKYFFQLLFSMDLWRNIGWDSIIYLAAISGVDLALYEAASIDGCSKLKKMWHITLPGIRGTIGLLFIIGVGGLLSSGFEQIFLLRTPGNMSVADTLDTFVVRIGLMNGQFGYATAVGLVQGVVGLILVVGCNKLSKKLTEVGLW, from the coding sequence ATGGCAGCCGGAACAGTTAAAAAAGCAGAGCAAATATATGCCAAGAAGCCCATTATAAAAAGGCTGATAAAATTTTGGCCCTTATATTTAATGCTGCTACCCTGTATCATTTATTACATACTGATTTGTTATATTCCGATGGGAGGTATTGTTCTGGCATTCAAGGACTATTCCTTTCGAAAGGGGATTTGGGGAAGTCCCTGGGTAGGCTTTCGGTATTTTAGAACTTTCTTTAGCAGTTTTGATTTTGTACGCTTACTTCGTAATACTTTAACAGTGGGATTAATCAAATGTATTCTTGAATTTCCTTTTGCCATTATCCTGGCGCTGCTGTTAAATGAAGTCCGCAGTATGAAGTTTAAAAAGATAAGTCAGACGATTACTTACCTGCCCCACTTTCTGTCGACAGTAATTATTGTAACCATTATGCAGAGAATCCTGGCTCCTAATACCGGTGTATTAAACCAGTTGATTGGAAAGCTTGGCGGAGATTCCAGTACTTTCTTCTTAATGGAATCCAAATACTTTTTCCAGCTGTTGTTTTCCATGGATTTATGGAGAAATATCGGATGGGATTCCATTATATACCTGGCTGCTATCAGCGGTGTTGATCTGGCTCTTTATGAAGCTGCAAGTATTGATGGATGTTCCAAGCTCAAGAAAATGTGGCACATTACACTGCCAGGAATCAGAGGTACTATCGGACTCTTGTTCATTATAGGTGTCGGCGGCTTGCTTTCTTCCGGTTTTGAACAGATATTCCTGTTAAGAACCCCTGGAAATATGTCGGTAGCAGATACCCTGGATACCTTCGTGGTACGTATTGGTCTTATGAATGGACAGTTTGGTTATGCCACAGCAGTAGGACTTGTACAGGGAGTCGTTGGTTTGATTTTAGTAGTTGGATGCAATAAGCTTTCAAAGAAACTTACGGAAGTCGGTCTTTGGTAA
- a CDS encoding extracellular solute-binding protein, whose product MRRSILKRFFAVGLVAAMVVTGTTACSKSGEKASNNNSTETSGEDNANKPDTWIADRTITVQAYVDDIGNSLPKNLNDTAVMKEITKRTGIKLDIQYTPGDSDSSVMAAQLASGTIPDVIVSYLDNSTRPEFPILLKAAREEMFADVSGYLKDMKVYNRYLEKDYLPNDAQKNITFRDEFKGAAYILPLAVDSEDRSMEYNPENAYVGGMYIQKSIVDALGIDPKTIKTQDQFYDLLVKIKEGNFKDDNGNAVYPLGPKYWGGSPDSLKYIVAGYDWGVSDGYNITDDGTIKHEADTDYVYKKINYVRKLLAEGLMNPEFFTMDSTRAEEVSRSHNSAIIADVHNYQDIVYTKDEWLPLGPLNDFTGSNSTIVHGKSNYGAWAISAGAKNPEEILKFFDYLSTPEGQLLCQYGVEGQSYNMVDGKPVLTDEALQKLNDGDKDYLVDKIGAGFGNNGCVFFSYMLTNIDNLGNFGESRPGAASSSTFKRSIQIAKDYPRTLKLVPGLDATAYLSADSLADVKAQMSLLNYKDMLVQAIYANSDDEVKQIVESFRQQLKQAGDDTFIEYISKLYQEDKNTIDFYTK is encoded by the coding sequence ATGAGAAGAAGTATTTTGAAACGTTTCTTTGCAGTAGGTCTCGTTGCTGCAATGGTGGTTACAGGAACAACCGCCTGTTCAAAATCTGGGGAAAAAGCATCAAATAACAATTCAACCGAAACATCCGGTGAGGATAATGCGAACAAGCCGGACACCTGGATTGCAGACAGAACTATTACCGTGCAGGCTTATGTTGATGATATCGGAAACAGCCTGCCAAAGAATTTAAATGATACTGCAGTTATGAAGGAGATTACAAAGCGCACAGGTATAAAGCTGGATATCCAATATACCCCTGGCGACAGTGATTCCAGTGTAATGGCAGCCCAGCTGGCTTCCGGTACGATTCCGGATGTAATAGTATCCTATTTGGATAACTCTACCAGACCTGAGTTTCCTATACTTTTAAAGGCAGCTCGTGAGGAGATGTTTGCCGATGTCTCCGGTTACTTAAAGGATATGAAGGTTTACAATCGCTATCTGGAGAAAGATTATCTTCCCAATGATGCACAAAAGAATATAACTTTCCGTGACGAATTCAAGGGTGCTGCTTATATCCTTCCGCTTGCAGTTGATTCAGAAGACAGATCTATGGAGTATAATCCTGAAAATGCTTATGTAGGCGGTATGTACATCCAGAAATCCATCGTCGATGCTCTTGGCATTGATCCGAAAACAATCAAAACCCAGGATCAATTCTATGATTTATTAGTAAAAATCAAAGAGGGCAACTTCAAAGACGATAACGGAAATGCAGTATATCCTTTAGGACCGAAATATTGGGGTGGATCTCCTGATTCACTTAAGTACATTGTAGCCGGATATGACTGGGGTGTAAGTGACGGTTATAATATTACAGATGATGGCACCATTAAGCATGAAGCAGATACTGATTATGTTTATAAAAAGATTAACTATGTAAGAAAACTTTTAGCAGAGGGCTTAATGAATCCTGAGTTCTTTACGATGGATTCCACCCGTGCAGAAGAAGTATCAAGATCCCATAACTCCGCAATTATTGCAGATGTTCACAATTATCAGGATATTGTTTATACAAAAGATGAATGGTTACCATTAGGACCTTTAAATGATTTCACCGGAAGTAATTCTACCATTGTACATGGCAAGAGTAATTATGGAGCCTGGGCAATTTCAGCCGGTGCTAAGAATCCGGAAGAAATCCTGAAATTCTTTGATTATCTTTCAACTCCGGAAGGACAGCTTTTATGCCAATATGGTGTGGAAGGCCAGTCTTATAATATGGTTGACGGTAAGCCTGTTTTAACGGATGAGGCATTACAGAAGCTTAATGATGGAGATAAGGATTACCTGGTAGATAAGATTGGTGCCGGCTTCGGAAACAATGGCTGTGTATTTTTCTCTTATATGTTAACTAATATCGATAATTTAGGCAACTTTGGAGAAAGCCGTCCTGGTGCTGCTTCCAGTTCAACCTTCAAAAGATCTATTCAAATTGCAAAGGACTATCCAAGAACTTTAAAACTTGTTCCCGGTCTTGATGCAACTGCTTATCTTTCAGCAGATTCACTTGCAGATGTAAAAGCACAGATGTCCCTGTTAAACTATAAAGATATGCTGGTTCAGGCAATCTATGCGAATTCCGATGATGAAGTAAAACAGATAGTAGAATCCTTCCGTCAGCAATTAAAGCAGGCCGGAGATGACACCTTCATCGAATACATCAGTAAATTATATCAGGAAGATAAGAATACTATCGATTTCTATACAAAATAA
- a CDS encoding carbohydrate ABC transporter permease, whose amino-acid sequence MKNNRIKASLSEQVLQVVIYCILIGICLMIILPCINIVALSFNDGKDAARGGIYFWTRKFTLANYKEVFQDGSITKAYFITISRTVIGTLGSLIVTSFAAYSLKEKELPGRKLITILITFTMLFSGGMIPTYIQYNKLGLLNSFWVYVVPSLVSVTYLLMMRTFFETIPDSLEESAKLDGCGYFKIFSTIIIPLSKPVMAVVGLYTAVNHWNDWFSGAFYMRSSALWPVQTVLQQMLSKAMAAREVTTVSQAIAQNSNTVTSDSLKMAAVVVTTVPILCVYPFIQKYFAKGAMIGAVKE is encoded by the coding sequence ATGAAAAATAACAGGATTAAAGCCAGTTTATCCGAACAGGTATTACAGGTGGTCATCTATTGTATCCTAATAGGAATTTGTCTTATGATTATCCTTCCCTGTATTAATATCGTTGCTTTATCCTTTAATGACGGTAAAGACGCTGCCAGAGGCGGGATATATTTCTGGACCAGAAAGTTCACTTTGGCCAATTACAAAGAGGTATTTCAGGATGGTTCAATAACAAAGGCATACTTTATTACCATATCCCGTACGGTTATCGGGACCTTGGGAAGCCTTATAGTTACCTCTTTTGCGGCATATTCTTTGAAGGAAAAAGAGTTGCCGGGAAGAAAGCTTATTACGATTTTAATTACCTTTACAATGCTTTTTAGCGGCGGTATGATTCCAACCTACATCCAGTACAATAAACTGGGCCTTCTCAACAGTTTCTGGGTATATGTAGTTCCCAGTCTCGTCAGTGTTACATACCTATTAATGATGAGAACCTTTTTTGAAACAATTCCGGATAGCCTGGAAGAATCAGCGAAATTGGATGGCTGCGGATATTTTAAGATATTCTCCACGATTATAATTCCCCTAAGCAAACCCGTTATGGCGGTTGTTGGCCTATATACGGCGGTAAACCATTGGAATGACTGGTTCTCCGGAGCATTTTACATGCGCTCCAGTGCTTTATGGCCGGTTCAGACTGTATTGCAGCAGATGCTATCCAAGGCGATGGCGGCCAGGGAAGTTACGACAGTTTCCCAGGCGATAGCTCAGAATTCCAATACCGTTACCTCGGATTCCCTGAAAATGGCTGCCGTTGTTGTGACAACAGTACCTATCCTTTGTGTATACCCCTTTATTCAGAAGTATTTCGCCAAGGGAGCTATGATAGGTGCGGTAAAAGAATAA